A window of the Cystobacter fuscus genome harbors these coding sequences:
- a CDS encoding Kelch repeat-containing protein, protein MTRVGCAAWALFALLFVCLPAWAGGPLVALEGGRVLAVGGQEGGRALAGCEAYEPGTGSWRTTGAMRTARRHPAAVRMADGRVLVVGGVSASGVLASCEVYEPATGRWSRVADLTEARAEAEAVVLPDGRVLVAGGVDADRLPVRSAELYDPATGRWTRTGSPASSRQGAGTAVVLDSGEVLFVGGLLAELYDPASGQWRKAGPVGGAAGTHRSGHSVTRLPDGRVLVVGGTTARAAATAEVYDPASGEWRQVASPGVPREGHGAMVTEDGRVRVAGGFHMKKGALASVETYDPVSDTWSVEPSLGAARRGAVLVPQPDGAVLVVGGSSEPTGGPPVSERYVPERCLPLTCASAGRACGEPPDGCGGTLSCGPCEEAPRCGEEGCGVERAVFDAVLGVPRCGEAGAGCDSVGLLAGRGLLGPEPHAPNTLGGSCADGQGGTHARDEALDGLRVIAEEREGLSPGRRVRVEATVWAYARPGVNRLDLYAAADARAPEWMHLATLTPGRAGAQVLTATYVLPVGTLQALRGVFRYAGSAEPCPEGVFDDVDDLVFTTR, encoded by the coding sequence ATGACGAGGGTTGGGTGCGCCGCGTGGGCGCTCTTCGCGCTGCTGTTCGTGTGCCTCCCGGCTTGGGCCGGGGGGCCGCTCGTGGCGCTGGAGGGCGGCCGGGTGTTGGCGGTGGGAGGGCAGGAGGGCGGCCGGGCGCTCGCGGGTTGTGAGGCGTACGAGCCCGGCACGGGCTCCTGGCGGACCACGGGGGCGATGCGCACCGCCCGGCGCCACCCCGCCGCGGTGCGGATGGCGGACGGGCGGGTGCTGGTGGTGGGGGGCGTGTCGGCCTCGGGCGTGCTGGCGAGCTGCGAGGTGTACGAGCCGGCGACGGGCCGGTGGTCGCGCGTGGCGGACCTGACCGAGGCGCGCGCGGAGGCGGAGGCGGTGGTGTTGCCGGATGGTCGGGTGCTGGTGGCGGGCGGTGTGGACGCGGATCGGCTCCCGGTGCGCTCGGCGGAGCTGTACGACCCGGCGACGGGCCGGTGGACGCGCACGGGCTCGCCGGCGTCGTCGCGGCAGGGCGCGGGGACGGCGGTGGTGCTCGACAGCGGCGAGGTGCTCTTCGTGGGCGGACTGCTCGCGGAGCTGTACGACCCGGCCAGCGGCCAGTGGCGCAAGGCGGGCCCGGTGGGGGGCGCGGCGGGCACGCACCGCTCGGGACACTCGGTGACGCGTCTGCCGGATGGGCGGGTGCTGGTGGTGGGGGGCACGACGGCGCGCGCGGCGGCCACGGCGGAGGTGTACGACCCGGCGAGCGGTGAGTGGCGGCAGGTGGCGTCGCCCGGCGTGCCGCGCGAGGGGCATGGGGCGATGGTGACGGAGGATGGACGCGTGCGGGTGGCGGGCGGCTTCCACATGAAGAAGGGCGCGCTCGCGTCGGTGGAGACGTACGACCCGGTGTCGGACACCTGGAGCGTGGAGCCGTCGCTCGGGGCGGCGCGCAGGGGAGCGGTGCTGGTGCCCCAGCCGGATGGCGCGGTGCTGGTGGTGGGTGGCTCGAGCGAGCCGACGGGGGGCCCGCCCGTGAGCGAGCGGTATGTGCCGGAGCGGTGTCTGCCCTTGACGTGCGCGAGCGCGGGCCGCGCGTGTGGCGAGCCGCCGGATGGCTGTGGGGGCACGTTGTCGTGCGGCCCCTGCGAGGAGGCGCCCCGGTGTGGCGAGGAGGGGTGTGGCGTGGAGCGCGCCGTGTTCGATGCCGTGTTGGGCGTGCCCCGGTGTGGCGAGGCGGGCGCCGGGTGTGACTCGGTGGGCCTGTTGGCGGGACGCGGGCTGCTCGGTCCGGAGCCCCACGCGCCCAACACGTTGGGTGGCTCGTGCGCGGACGGGCAGGGGGGCACGCACGCGCGGGACGAGGCGCTCGATGGTCTGCGGGTGATCGCCGAGGAGCGGGAGGGGCTGTCACCGGGAAGGCGCGTGCGGGTGGAGGCCACGGTGTGGGCGTACGCGCGGCCGGGAGTGAACCGGTTGGACCTGTACGCCGCGGCGGATGCGCGCGCTCCGGAGTGGATGCACCTGGCGACGCTCACGCCGGGCCGCGCGGGGGCCCAGGTGCTGACGGCCACGTACGTGTTGCCGGTGGGGACGTTGCAGGCACTCCGGGGCGTGTTCCGCTACGCGGGCAGCGCCGAGCCGTGTCCGGAGGGCGTCTTCGACGACGTGGATGATCTCGTCTTCACCACGCGGTGA
- a CDS encoding PepSY-associated TM helix domain-containing protein, translating to MRLSVHTLVFWPHLIAGLLAGLIIAVMSFTGIALAFEHEILDWADQETRRVEVPSPGAPRLPVDELLARVRTARPGAQPSAVTEYPEPTLAVTVSTGRTGGVYVNPYTGEVRDWGATGWRSFFHLMEDWHRWLGAQGDNRPIGKAITGASNAIFLALAVTGLYLWWPRKWTWRTVRPALWFRRGLKGKARDWNWHNVIGFWLLPALIVMTATGMVISYKSVSDLVFKLAGETPPATGGPPPGPTIQVPTPPPGSTPLPLEAVFAQARQQVPAWENITLRLGGGGPPRGNAPARGPGADPRPGGNEGPGEARKPAAPSALTLAVREPGTWPPFAATQVSLDPYTARVLRQDAFSDLSAGNRTRRWMRFLHTGEALGLIGQFLAAVGCLGGLFLVWTGFTLSWRRFFPGKRAATAAEDTASPERVEPTV from the coding sequence ATGCGCCTCAGTGTCCACACCCTCGTCTTCTGGCCCCACCTGATCGCGGGCCTCCTCGCCGGGCTCATCATCGCGGTCATGTCCTTCACGGGCATCGCGCTCGCCTTCGAGCATGAAATCCTCGACTGGGCGGACCAGGAGACGCGGCGCGTGGAGGTGCCCTCGCCGGGCGCGCCCCGCCTGCCTGTCGACGAGCTGCTCGCGCGCGTGCGCACCGCCCGCCCCGGAGCACAGCCCTCGGCGGTGACGGAGTACCCCGAGCCCACGCTCGCCGTGACGGTGAGCACCGGCCGCACCGGGGGCGTCTACGTGAATCCCTACACGGGCGAGGTGCGCGACTGGGGTGCCACGGGCTGGCGCTCGTTCTTCCACCTCATGGAGGACTGGCACCGGTGGCTGGGCGCGCAGGGCGACAACCGCCCCATCGGCAAGGCCATCACCGGCGCGAGCAACGCCATCTTCCTCGCGCTCGCGGTGACGGGCCTCTACCTGTGGTGGCCGCGCAAGTGGACGTGGCGCACCGTGCGGCCCGCGCTGTGGTTCCGGCGCGGCCTCAAGGGCAAGGCGCGCGACTGGAACTGGCACAACGTGATCGGCTTCTGGCTGCTGCCGGCGCTCATCGTCATGACGGCCACGGGCATGGTCATCTCCTACAAGAGCGTCTCGGACCTCGTCTTCAAGCTCGCGGGAGAGACGCCTCCCGCCACCGGGGGACCACCGCCCGGGCCCACCATCCAGGTGCCCACGCCTCCGCCGGGGAGCACACCGCTGCCGCTCGAGGCGGTCTTCGCCCAGGCCCGCCAGCAAGTGCCCGCCTGGGAGAACATCACCCTGCGGCTGGGCGGTGGCGGACCTCCGCGCGGCAACGCGCCCGCGCGCGGTCCGGGAGCGGATCCCCGGCCCGGCGGCAACGAGGGCCCGGGGGAAGCACGCAAGCCCGCCGCCCCCTCCGCCCTCACCCTCGCCGTGCGCGAGCCGGGCACCTGGCCTCCCTTCGCGGCGACGCAGGTGTCGTTGGATCCCTACACCGCCCGGGTGCTGCGCCAGGACGCCTTCTCGGACCTCTCCGCGGGCAACCGGACGCGCCGGTGGATGCGCTTCCTGCACACGGGCGAGGCGCTCGGGCTGATCGGCCAGTTCCTCGCCGCCGTCGGCTGCCTGGGTGGCCTCTTCCTCGTGTGGACGGGCTTCACCCTGTCCTGGCGCCGCTTCTTCCCGGGCAAGCGCGCCGCCACCGCCGCCGAAGACACCGCGAGTCCCGAGCGGGTCGAACCCACCGTCTGA
- a CDS encoding Fe2+-dependent dioxygenase — MLVHIPHVLTAAQVAHCRDVFAQAPWEDGRATAGHQSARVKQNLQLPEHSPQARELGELVLRGLEQSPLFISAVLPQRVFPPLFNRYEPGMTFGSHVDNAIRPLAGTPLRLRTDVSATLFLSDPDSYDGGELVVEDTYGSHSVKLPAGDLIVYPASSLHHVTPITRGARLASFFWVQSMVRDVSQRSLLFDLDMAIRQLNQEVPHSPTLVVLTGVYHNLLRQWADP, encoded by the coding sequence ATGCTGGTGCACATCCCCCACGTCCTCACGGCCGCCCAGGTCGCCCACTGCCGCGACGTCTTCGCCCAGGCCCCCTGGGAGGACGGCCGCGCCACCGCCGGCCACCAGTCCGCGCGGGTGAAGCAGAACCTGCAACTGCCCGAGCACAGCCCCCAGGCGCGCGAGCTGGGAGAGCTCGTGCTCCGGGGCCTCGAACAGAGCCCCCTGTTCATCTCCGCCGTGCTGCCCCAGCGCGTCTTCCCCCCGCTCTTCAACCGCTACGAGCCGGGGATGACCTTCGGCTCGCACGTGGACAACGCCATCCGGCCCCTCGCCGGCACGCCCCTGCGCCTGCGCACCGACGTCTCCGCCACGCTCTTCCTGTCCGATCCCGACAGCTATGACGGCGGCGAGCTCGTCGTGGAGGACACCTATGGCAGCCACTCGGTGAAGCTGCCCGCCGGAGACCTCATCGTCTACCCGGCCTCGAGCCTCCACCACGTCACCCCGATCACCCGCGGCGCCCGGCTCGCATCCTTCTTCTGGGTGCAGAGCATGGTGCGCGACGTCTCCCAGCGCTCCCTGCTCTTCGACCTCGACATGGCCATCCGCCAGCTCAACCAGGAGGTCCCTCACAGCCCCACCCTCGTCGTGCTCACCGGCGTCTACCACAACCTCCTCCGCCAATGGGCCGACCCCTGA
- a CDS encoding PhnD/SsuA/transferrin family substrate-binding protein → MSLTATPIRFLLSPSLGEVKEHVRAELFSRALAQRLGRPILVEIAPSYEVLERELAAERVELVWGTAEQCTHFESRARAVLRAVRAGQGSYYSALLCRASRPLTLGTLEGTRAAWVAPRSTAGYLLPTRYLTESGHPPADTFREERFFGTYRKALLAVLEGEADVAAIYASHPEEDTVRAYLAEHLGADERQLLPFAYTHATPADGLIITSRLSEADTATLVSVLTSLAGSTGGLEPMLGLFDSEGFVLASEATPRPHMPRAVRQTDYLAAEVDAEQRCLRLWTPTGRAFGRDVREAEGRPLGEALGMEAGGALAALARSARHSGGGRVEYRLEVEGETRWFAAEATLRTPTDPAREATTAVLVCDVTELRAQEERLYRLASFSLLHPEPMLELGPDGVLHYANPAAHKAFTDLFPRGPRHPVVEASLAAARRASTGDTPSVHWEGRHWELTVTHLVDPERLRVFAKDVTVRKQMEAQLFKADRLAALGSLAGAVGHEMGNPLAYMLANIGFAREELTRVAEVLRSQDHALSTEVADVLEALTEAADGAHRLKTIVQDLRMLSRAPPEQHKTVDVIPLLEHALSLVRVELRHRARLETDFQPVPRVEGDESRLTQVFVNLLLNALQAMDEPDATNNVLRVAAYTAETGELVVEIKDTGRGMSPEVVARIFEPFFTTRRTSTGLGLSVSHAIVTGLGGTLRADSREGEGTLLTVMLPAAQEMSLLETGFGDEPDRAAEGK, encoded by the coding sequence ATGAGCCTGACGGCCACGCCCATCCGCTTTCTTCTCTCGCCCTCGCTGGGAGAGGTGAAGGAGCACGTGCGTGCCGAGCTGTTCAGCCGGGCGCTCGCCCAGCGGCTGGGACGCCCCATCCTGGTGGAGATCGCGCCGTCCTACGAGGTGTTGGAGCGGGAGCTGGCCGCGGAGCGGGTGGAGCTGGTCTGGGGCACCGCCGAGCAATGCACCCACTTCGAGTCGCGCGCCCGGGCGGTGCTGCGCGCGGTGCGGGCCGGACAGGGCAGCTACTACTCGGCGCTGCTGTGCCGGGCGTCGCGGCCGCTCACGTTGGGCACGCTCGAGGGCACGCGCGCCGCCTGGGTGGCCCCGCGCTCCACGGCGGGCTACCTGCTGCCCACGCGCTACCTCACGGAGAGTGGCCATCCTCCCGCGGACACCTTTCGCGAGGAGCGCTTCTTCGGCACCTACCGCAAGGCCCTGCTGGCGGTGCTCGAGGGCGAGGCGGACGTGGCCGCCATCTATGCGAGCCACCCCGAGGAGGACACCGTACGTGCCTACCTCGCCGAGCACCTGGGCGCGGACGAGCGCCAGCTCCTGCCCTTCGCCTACACCCACGCCACGCCCGCCGACGGACTCATCATCACCTCCCGCCTGAGCGAGGCGGACACGGCCACGCTGGTGTCCGTGCTCACCTCGCTCGCCGGCAGCACGGGCGGACTCGAGCCGATGCTGGGCCTCTTCGACAGCGAGGGCTTCGTCCTCGCCTCGGAGGCCACCCCGCGCCCCCACATGCCCCGCGCCGTGCGGCAGACGGACTACCTGGCGGCGGAGGTGGATGCCGAGCAGCGCTGCCTGCGTCTCTGGACGCCCACGGGCAGGGCGTTCGGGCGGGACGTGCGCGAGGCGGAGGGACGGCCCCTGGGGGAGGCCCTCGGCATGGAGGCGGGAGGCGCGTTGGCGGCGCTCGCGCGCTCGGCGCGGCACAGTGGTGGCGGCCGGGTGGAGTACCGCCTGGAGGTGGAGGGGGAGACACGCTGGTTCGCGGCCGAGGCCACCCTGCGGACTCCCACGGACCCCGCGCGGGAGGCCACCACGGCGGTGCTGGTGTGCGACGTCACCGAGCTGCGCGCCCAGGAAGAGCGACTCTACCGCCTGGCCTCCTTCTCACTGCTGCACCCCGAGCCCATGCTGGAGTTGGGCCCGGACGGCGTCCTGCACTACGCCAACCCCGCGGCGCACAAGGCCTTCACGGACTTGTTCCCGCGCGGCCCCCGACATCCGGTGGTGGAGGCCTCGCTCGCGGCGGCCCGGCGCGCCTCGACGGGCGACACGCCGAGCGTCCACTGGGAGGGCCGCCACTGGGAGCTGACGGTGACGCACCTGGTGGACCCCGAGCGCCTGCGGGTGTTCGCCAAGGACGTGACGGTGCGCAAGCAGATGGAGGCGCAGCTCTTCAAGGCGGACCGGCTGGCGGCACTGGGCTCGCTGGCCGGAGCGGTGGGCCACGAGATGGGCAATCCCCTCGCCTACATGCTGGCCAACATCGGCTTCGCGCGCGAGGAGCTCACGCGCGTGGCGGAGGTGCTGCGCTCCCAGGACCATGCCCTGTCCACGGAAGTGGCGGACGTGCTCGAGGCGCTGACCGAGGCGGCCGATGGCGCCCACCGGCTGAAGACGATCGTCCAGGACCTGCGCATGCTGTCGCGCGCACCGCCGGAGCAGCACAAGACGGTGGACGTCATCCCCCTGCTGGAGCACGCACTGAGCCTGGTGCGGGTCGAGCTGCGCCACCGGGCGCGGTTGGAGACGGACTTCCAGCCGGTGCCTCGGGTGGAGGGCGATGAATCCCGGCTGACCCAGGTGTTCGTGAACCTGCTGCTCAACGCGCTGCAGGCCATGGACGAGCCGGACGCGACGAACAACGTGCTGCGGGTGGCGGCGTACACGGCGGAGACGGGCGAGCTGGTGGTGGAGATAAAAGACACCGGCCGGGGCATGTCCCCGGAGGTGGTCGCGCGCATCTTCGAGCCCTTCTTCACCACGCGCCGCACGAGCACGGGCCTGGGGTTGTCGGTGAGCCACGCCATCGTGACGGGGCTGGGCGGCACGCTGCGCGCGGACAGCCGCGAGGGCGAGGGCACGCTGCTGACGGTCATGCTGCCCGCCGCCCAGGAGATGAGCCTGCTCGAGACCGGGTTCGGCGACGAACCGGACCGCGCCGCCGAGGGCAAGTGA
- a CDS encoding TonB family protein encodes MILNFPVEMPTSGTDSASVPPVRERLFRMGEAPRSGGERERWGWALLLAALVHGGLAGVTAVGLTHPSAPREAAPEEPELVFMHFAPPPPPAASATPTRAVQPERVKSRPRTPTPRPVFPRVIPQETLPEKPVETPSEPEPVASEPETAAEQTPAQELAMDGAGVGNTVAGVLGGVLGGQEGGLVGATGGALELKQVASPPRVLQQVKPQYPRSARNDGIEGLVLVRVIIGVDGRIEPGSTRVVRSVAALDAAAVSAVSQWRFSPALGRQGRPVRVIVEIPVQFSLK; translated from the coding sequence ATGATTCTCAATTTCCCCGTTGAGATGCCCACGTCCGGTACCGACAGCGCGAGCGTCCCTCCGGTCCGTGAGCGGCTCTTCCGCATGGGCGAGGCGCCGCGGAGTGGAGGCGAGCGGGAGCGCTGGGGCTGGGCCCTGCTGCTCGCGGCGCTCGTGCACGGGGGACTCGCGGGAGTGACGGCGGTGGGGCTGACGCATCCCTCCGCGCCCCGGGAGGCAGCGCCCGAGGAGCCGGAGCTGGTGTTCATGCACTTCGCGCCCCCGCCTCCGCCGGCCGCCAGCGCCACGCCCACGCGCGCGGTGCAGCCCGAGCGGGTGAAGTCCCGCCCGCGCACGCCCACCCCGCGCCCGGTCTTCCCGCGCGTCATTCCCCAGGAGACCCTCCCCGAGAAGCCCGTCGAGACGCCCTCCGAGCCCGAGCCGGTCGCGTCCGAGCCGGAAACAGCCGCCGAGCAAACCCCGGCCCAGGAGCTGGCCATGGACGGCGCGGGCGTGGGCAACACCGTGGCGGGGGTGCTCGGAGGCGTGTTGGGTGGACAGGAGGGCGGACTGGTGGGAGCCACCGGGGGCGCGCTCGAGCTGAAGCAGGTGGCGAGCCCGCCGCGGGTGCTCCAGCAGGTCAAACCCCAGTATCCCCGCTCGGCCCGGAACGATGGCATCGAGGGACTCGTCCTCGTGCGCGTCATCATCGGTGTGGACGGACGCATCGAGCCCGGCAGCACGCGGGTGGTGCGCTCCGTGGCGGCGCTGGATGCCGCGGCCGTCTCCGCCGTCAGCCAGTGGCGCTTCTCTCCGGCGCTGGGCCGTCAGGGCCGCCCGGTGCGCGTCATCGTCGAGATTCCCGTCCAGTTCTCCTTGAAGTGA